Proteins from a single region of Patescibacteria group bacterium:
- the raiA gene encoding ribosome-associated translation inhibitor RaiA — translation MQIDIKGTNMELTQAIKAYIDEKIGGLEKFFDQILEARVEVGLTTKHHQKGNIFRAEVNLEVPRKHILRAEAEKEDLYMAINQVKDELQAQIKKYKEKMRGNVKF, via the coding sequence ATGCAAATCGACATCAAGGGTACCAACATGGAGCTAACTCAAGCGATCAAAGCTTATATTGATGAAAAAATCGGCGGCTTGGAAAAATTTTTTGATCAAATTTTGGAAGCGCGAGTTGAGGTCGGCCTAACCACGAAGCATCATCAAAAAGGTAATATTTTCCGGGCTGAAGTGAATTTAGAAGTTCCAAGAAAGCATATTCTACGCGCTGAAGCTGAAAAGGAAGATTTATATATGGCCATAAATCAGGTAAAAGATGAATTACAGGCGCAGATTAAAAAATACAAGGAAAAAATGCGCGGAAATGTTAAATTTTAA
- the ligA gene encoding NAD-dependent DNA ligase LigA, whose amino-acid sequence MNKEETKKRIAKLRDEINHHRYLYHVLDRQEISDAALDSLKHELYKLEQQYPELITPDSPTQRVGGEALAKFKKVAHGVPMLSIEDVFSPEELADWEAKIKRIVPHAKFEYFGEIKMDGLAISLIYENEILVEGSTRGDGKIGEEITQNLKTVEAIPLRLHKPEKKMIDEFLKKFGQELDQKKFLNKLENLNERIEIRGETFMDKKVFDKINKDQEKKGEKIFANPRNAAAGSIRQLDPKITAARKLDFFGYDFLADFGQTTHEQTHEILRLIGVKDNPLNRHCKDLNEIEAFHDYVYKEREHLHYWTDGVVGVINNLKLFQKLGVVGKTPRGIVAYKFPAQEATTIIEDVKFSVGRTGVLTPVADLKPVLIGGTTVSHATLHNLDEIKRLGVKIGDTVIVEKAGDVIPKVIKVFPKLRTGKEKEIQTPKKCPICGGLVIRKSGEVGIYCANKNCFAVQERNISHFVSKDGMDIEGLGPQIIEQLMNDGLVKTPADFYELEKGDLEPLERFGEKSAQNIIEAIKKSKNVTLAKFLFALGIRHVGEETAITLANHFGSLEKIESASLEELYKVSDIGEIVAKSIYEYLHEKKSLKSINDLLKHVKIAKVEKARQILAGQIFVLTGSMETMTRDQAKDKIRSLGGEVSAAVSKNTDYVVAGAEPGSKFDKAKKLGVKIIGEKEFLSLIKSH is encoded by the coding sequence ATGAACAAAGAAGAAACTAAAAAAAGAATAGCCAAATTAAGGGACGAGATAAATCATCATCGCTATCTTTATCATGTTTTGGATCGTCAGGAAATTTCTGATGCGGCCTTGGATTCGCTCAAGCATGAACTTTATAAATTAGAACAGCAATATCCCGAATTGATTACGCCTGATTCGCCGACGCAAAGAGTGGGCGGCGAGGCCTTGGCAAAATTTAAAAAAGTAGCTCATGGCGTGCCAATGCTTTCTATTGAAGATGTCTTTAGCCCTGAAGAATTAGCTGACTGGGAAGCAAAAATAAAAAGAATCGTGCCACATGCTAAATTTGAATATTTTGGGGAAATAAAAATGGATGGTTTGGCGATTTCATTAATTTATGAAAATGAAATTTTAGTTGAGGGTTCAACGCGCGGTGATGGCAAAATTGGCGAAGAAATTACTCAGAATTTAAAAACAGTTGAAGCCATACCTTTGAGGCTGCATAAACCAGAGAAAAAGATGATTGACGAATTTTTAAAAAAATTTGGACAGGAGCTTGACCAGAAAAAATTTTTAAATAAATTAGAGAATCTGAATGAAAGGATTGAAATCCGCGGTGAAACTTTTATGGATAAAAAAGTTTTTGACAAAATAAATAAAGACCAGGAGAAAAAAGGCGAAAAGATTTTTGCCAATCCCAGAAATGCGGCAGCTGGTTCAATCAGGCAGCTTGATCCAAAAATAACTGCAGCCAGAAAATTAGATTTTTTTGGCTATGATTTTTTGGCAGATTTTGGCCAGACAACGCATGAACAAACCCATGAAATTTTGCGCTTAATCGGAGTTAAAGATAATCCATTGAATCGCCATTGTAAAGATTTGAATGAAATTGAAGCATTCCATGATTATGTCTATAAAGAAAGGGAGCACTTGCATTATTGGACTGATGGCGTAGTGGGGGTAATAAATAATTTAAAATTATTTCAAAAATTAGGCGTGGTTGGCAAAACGCCGCGGGGGATTGTGGCTTATAAATTTCCAGCCCAAGAGGCCACGACAATAATTGAGGATGTAAAATTTAGCGTGGGCAGAACAGGCGTTTTAACTCCGGTGGCTGATTTAAAACCAGTTTTGATTGGCGGCACAACTGTGTCCCATGCCACTTTGCATAATTTGGATGAGATAAAAAGATTAGGCGTAAAAATCGGGGATACTGTTATTGTGGAAAAGGCTGGTGATGTTATTCCCAAAGTAATCAAAGTTTTTCCCAAGTTAAGGACTGGTAAGGAAAAAGAAATCCAGACGCCCAAAAAATGTCCGATTTGCGGCGGATTAGTAATTAGAAAATCGGGTGAGGTTGGGATTTACTGCGCCAATAAAAACTGTTTTGCCGTCCAAGAGCGGAATATCAGCCATTTTGTATCCAAGGACGGCATGGATATTGAGGGTCTTGGCCCGCAAATAATTGAACAGCTGATGAATGATGGTTTGGTCAAAACTCCGGCTGATTTTTATGAACTAGAAAAAGGGGACTTAGAACCGCTGGAACGCTTTGGCGAAAAATCAGCGCAAAATATTATTGAAGCCATAAAAAAAAGTAAAAATGTTACTTTGGCCAAATTTTTATTTGCCTTAGGCATCCGCCATGTCGGAGAAGAAACAGCCATTACCCTGGCCAATCACTTTGGCAGTTTGGAAAAAATTGAAAGTGCGAGTCTGGAAGAATTATATAAAGTTTCAGATATTGGTGAAATTGTGGCCAAAAGCATTTATGAATATTTACATGAGAAGAAGAGCTTGAAATCAATAAATGATTTGTTAAAGCATGTTAAAATAGCCAAAGTTGAAAAGGCCAGGCAGATTTTAGCTGGCCAAATTTTTGTTTTAACCGGCTCAATGGAAACAATGACTCGTGATCAGGCTAAAGATAAAATCAGGAGTTTGGGCGGTGAGGTGAGCGCTGCTGTTTCAAAAAATACAGATTATGTGGTGGCTGGGGCAGAGCCCGGGTCAAAATTTGATAAAGCCAAGAAATTGGGCGTGAAGATAATTGGGGAAAAGGAGTTTTTATCATTAATTAAAAGCCATTAA